One Candidatus Moraniibacteriota bacterium DNA window includes the following coding sequences:
- a CDS encoding YebC/PmpR family DNA-binding transcriptional regulator, producing MLHDHMSGHSHWAGIKHKKAITDAKRANVFTKFGRAISIASREGGSNPETNWKLKLAIDQAKSVNMPKENIERAIKRGTGELKGETVEEVIYEAYLPVQQAGGSGQVAMLIKTATDNKNRTLGELKNILTKAGGKLVPAGSVSYLFKQVGNINIPVGADEDPYELELKAIEAGAEDIIYSGGTLTVFTKSEELQKVKEHLEKHKVSIENAGLVFAPLQKISLDQDTKLDYEKLLEALDNQDDVQEIFDNL from the coding sequence ATGCTTCATGATCATATGTCAGGTCACTCCCATTGGGCGGGAATAAAACATAAAAAGGCGATAACGGATGCCAAGCGAGCGAATGTTTTTACCAAATTCGGACGGGCAATTTCCATTGCTTCTCGGGAAGGCGGGAGCAATCCGGAAACAAACTGGAAATTAAAGTTAGCCATTGACCAAGCCAAAAGTGTTAACATGCCGAAGGAAAATATTGAGCGGGCTATCAAGCGAGGAACCGGCGAGCTTAAAGGCGAAACAGTGGAAGAAGTAATTTATGAGGCCTACCTGCCCGTACAGCAGGCGGGTGGTTCCGGGCAGGTGGCAATGCTCATTAAAACCGCGACGGATAATAAAAATCGGACACTCGGAGAGTTAAAAAATATTTTAACTAAAGCCGGAGGCAAATTAGTCCCCGCTGGTTCAGTAAGTTATCTTTTTAAGCAAGTGGGAAATATTAATATTCCAGTAGGAGCTGATGAAGACCCATATGAGCTGGAATTGAAAGCCATTGAAGCAGGCGCAGAAGACATAATTTATTCCGGCGGAACTTTAACGGTTTTTACGAAATCAGAAGAGTTACAGAAAGTAAAAGAACATTTAGAAAAGCATAAAGTATCAATTGAAAACGCCGGTCTTGTATTTGCCCCGCTTCAGAAAATTTCTTTAGATCAGGATACAAAGCTGGACTATGAAAAACTTTTGGAAGCGCTTGATAACCAAGACGATGTTCAAGAAATCTTTGATAATTTATAA
- the ruvC gene encoding crossover junction endodeoxyribonuclease RuvC yields MKILGIDPGTATVGWAVISENKGRLTPDAWGHISTSSKKQTAERLKEISKDIEKIIKKYNPQESAVEDIFFFKNLKTAVKVSQARGAILLTLEKQEIRIAEYTPLQVKQAITGYGRAEKRQVQLMVKNILKLKQIPKPDDVADALAIAICHIHSRKFKNLDR; encoded by the coding sequence ATGAAAATACTGGGGATAGATCCGGGTACGGCAACAGTGGGGTGGGCTGTTATTTCTGAAAATAAAGGGAGATTGACTCCTGACGCCTGGGGGCACATTAGCACATCCTCGAAAAAACAAACGGCCGAACGGCTTAAAGAAATAAGCAAAGACATTGAAAAAATTATAAAAAAATATAATCCTCAGGAGTCGGCCGTTGAAGATATTTTCTTTTTTAAAAATCTGAAGACCGCAGTGAAAGTCAGCCAAGCCAGAGGCGCCATTCTCTTGACTTTGGAAAAGCAAGAAATTAGAATTGCTGAATACACGCCGCTCCAGGTGAAACAAGCGATTACTGGTTACGGCCGGGCGGAAAAGAGGCAGGTTCAATTAATGGTGAAAAATATTTTGAAGCTGAAACAAATTCCCAAACCGGATGATGTTGCTGACGCGCTGGCGATTGCCATATGCCATATACATAGTAGAAAGTTCAAGAATCTAGATAGATAG
- a CDS encoding UDP-N-acetylmuramoyl-L-alanyl-D-glutamate--2,6-diaminopimelate ligase: MKELIPQKMKNIYHLFQAVLANIWYEFPSRKLKIIGVTGTNGKTTTCQMITRILEEAGHKVAMISTINFKLGKKEWVNKTKFTTLSSFATQKFIRKAVEENCDYLVLETSSHSLDQNRVWGIKYDVAVVTNVTREHFDYHRTIEKYRKAKMKLFRMVSKSKGILIANLNMENPEEFLKYKAKEKYGYAAKLPIPHFSFPIKSQLRLIIAKEIELGINFSKFKVHDLKFKINLPGDFNIENALAALSVGISQEISLEAIAKALEKIKGVPGRFEYIPNSRGFNIIIDYAVTPDSLEKFYALISKTKQLGARIIAVLGSCGERDRGKRPIMGKIVSRFADYAIVTNEDPYGENPQKIINEVFKGVISTDKSKITNPGIYEKHKQEGVSCWRIPSRREAIKKALRLAGPGDIVAITGKGAEVTMAVGKKRILWNDRRVIEEELEKI; the protein is encoded by the coding sequence ATGAAGGAATTAATCCCCCAAAAAATGAAGAACATTTATCATCTTTTTCAGGCCGTCTTAGCCAATATTTGGTATGAATTTCCCTCCCGGAAGCTTAAAATTATTGGCGTCACCGGCACCAACGGAAAAACGACGACCTGCCAGATGATCACCAGAATTTTAGAAGAAGCTGGGCACAAAGTGGCGATGATTTCCACCATTAATTTTAAGCTGGGAAAAAAAGAATGGGTTAACAAAACTAAGTTCACCACTCTCTCTTCCTTTGCCACCCAAAAGTTTATTCGAAAAGCGGTTGAAGAAAACTGCGATTATCTGGTTCTGGAAACGTCATCCCATTCCTTGGATCAAAACAGAGTATGGGGAATAAAATATGATGTGGCCGTGGTTACTAACGTGACCAGAGAACATTTTGATTATCACAGGACAATCGAAAAATATCGAAAAGCCAAAATGAAACTATTCCGGATGGTTTCAAAAAGCAAGGGAATATTGATTGCCAATTTGAATATGGAAAATCCGGAGGAATTTTTGAAATATAAAGCTAAAGAAAAATATGGCTATGCGGCAAAGCTTCCGATTCCTCATTTTTCTTTTCCAATAAAGTCCCAGTTGCGTTTGATTATTGCTAAAGAAATAGAGCTGGGAATCAATTTTTCAAAATTTAAAGTTCACGATTTAAAGTTTAAAATTAATCTGCCGGGGGATTTTAATATTGAAAATGCATTGGCAGCTCTCTCGGTAGGAATTTCACAGGAAATAAGTTTGGAAGCAATTGCTAAGGCACTGGAAAAAATAAAAGGCGTTCCGGGAAGATTTGAATATATTCCCAACAGCAGAGGATTTAACATCATTATTGATTACGCTGTCACTCCCGATTCTTTGGAGAAGTTTTATGCCCTGATTTCAAAGACAAAACAATTGGGCGCGCGGATTATCGCTGTTTTAGGGTCCTGCGGGGAGCGCGACCGCGGAAAAAGGCCAATAATGGGAAAAATTGTTTCCCGATTCGCGGATTACGCTATTGTTACCAATGAGGATCCTTACGGCGAAAATCCGCAAAAGATAATCAATGAAGTTTTCAAAGGTGTTATTTCAACTGACAAATCAAAAATCACAAATCCCGGAATTTATGAAAAACACAAGCAGGAAGGAGTGAGTTGTTGGAGAATTCCAAGCAGGCGGGAAGCAATTAAAAAGGCCTTGCGGCTGGCAGGGCCCGGAGACATTGTGGCGATAACAGGAAAGGGAGCCGAGGTTACAATGGCGGTAGGAAAAAAGCGAATTTTATGGAATGATAGAAGAGTGATAGAAGAAGAACTAGAAAAAATATAA
- a CDS encoding M48 family metallopeptidase, producing MSTLYNQADKNVRLTWIYITGFLVFVILVGYVFAGATGNSGILYGAVIFSIIMSFGSYWWSDKIVLAMSRAKLVTHDDTREIYHLVENLCITAGLPVPKIYIIEDSAPNAFATGRNPEHGVIVLTSGIIQKLEKTELEGVIAHELSHIGNRDILLSTVVVVLVGFVTLLADWFRHWAFYRKRDSEGGSQLQMILFIAAIILSILAPIAAVLMQLAISRKREFLADASGALLTRYPDGLARALEKISADTEPLEAANRATAHLYIVNPFKGKKISKLFLTHPPIEDRIRALRDMSV from the coding sequence ATGTCTACTCTGTATAATCAAGCTGACAAAAATGTCCGTTTAACCTGGATCTATATCACCGGGTTTTTGGTTTTTGTCATTTTGGTTGGCTATGTCTTTGCCGGAGCTACCGGCAACAGCGGCATTTTATATGGCGCGGTGATATTTTCAATTATCATGAGCTTTGGGTCTTACTGGTGGAGCGATAAAATTGTTTTGGCGATGAGTAGAGCAAAATTGGTGACGCATGATGATACTCGCGAAATATACCACCTTGTCGAAAATCTTTGCATCACGGCTGGACTGCCAGTACCGAAAATATATATTATTGAGGATAGTGCTCCCAATGCTTTTGCGACAGGGAGAAATCCGGAACATGGAGTCATAGTTTTAACTTCTGGCATTATCCAAAAGTTAGAGAAGACAGAACTGGAAGGCGTGATCGCTCACGAACTTTCGCATATCGGAAATAGAGATATTCTGCTTTCAACCGTGGTTGTGGTTCTGGTCGGATTCGTGACGCTTCTGGCTGACTGGTTTCGCCACTGGGCTTTTTATCGCAAGCGCGACAGCGAAGGAGGAAGTCAATTACAAATGATATTATTTATCGCGGCAATAATTCTTTCAATTCTCGCTCCCATCGCGGCGGTCTTGATGCAATTGGCCATTTCCCGGAAACGTGAATTTTTGGCTGACGCTTCCGGAGCACTGCTTACCCGCTATCCGGACGGCCTCGCCCGGGCGCTTGAAAAGATATCGGCTGACACCGAACCACTTGAAGCCGCCAACCGGGCCACCGCTCATTTATATATTGTCAATCCTTTCAAAGGAAAAAAAATTTCCAAACTTTTTTTAACCCACCCACCAATAGAAGATAGAATCAGAGCTTTGCGTGATATGTCAGTGTAG
- a CDS encoding RimK/LysX family protein, whose protein sequence is MFKFFRKTGQILGMNSRNLQYIRPFNLKKAKRIADNKILSKRILKKNEIPVPRLIARITTLEDLEKFDWSILPTSFALKPNRGFGGEGILVVYGKKKPARDASYPGQDAGGELEDTWIKADGSLVTIEDLKNHIRNIIDGSFSLSNIPDTAFFEERLQLLKLFKPYAYRGIPDIRVIVYNKVPVMAMLRLPTKESQGKANLQQGAIGVGIDLASGVTTTAVLGKGKIIEYVPDTRLLLSGIKIPYWNDILKLAVRTQEISGLGFLGADIAIDRERGPVFLELNARPGLSIQIANLAGLKRRLERIADIKIKTAERGIRVGMNLFGGEIEGEIEDISGRKVIGTVEKVKLIGKEEKEVEVEARIDTGAGFSSIDKDIAEQLGFKEVMEKFQRKNFPDLLTPEKAREIDNQNKEQLLKEIPDLADTAIIHSSHGTTYRPMVKIDIMIGEKVIPAKISIIERSHLKYPVIIGKRNLGKFLVDVNK, encoded by the coding sequence ATGTTCAAGTTTTTTCGAAAAACCGGCCAGATCTTGGGAATGAATTCCCGCAATCTTCAGTACATCCGCCCTTTTAACCTCAAAAAAGCCAAGCGGATAGCTGATAACAAGATTCTAAGTAAGAGAATTTTAAAAAAGAATGAAATTCCTGTTCCCCGACTGATTGCCAGAATAACAACTCTTGAGGATCTGGAAAAATTTGACTGGAGCATCCTACCGACGAGTTTCGCTTTGAAGCCCAACCGCGGATTTGGCGGCGAGGGAATTCTGGTTGTTTATGGAAAGAAAAAGCCTGCCCGCGATGCTTCCTACCCCGGACAGGATGCAGGCGGGGAACTGGAAGATACCTGGATTAAAGCAGATGGATCGTTAGTTACCATTGAGGACCTGAAAAATCACATTCGTAATATCATTGATGGTTCATTTTCTCTTTCCAATATTCCCGACACGGCTTTTTTTGAAGAGCGTCTTCAGCTTCTCAAACTATTCAAGCCCTACGCTTATCGGGGAATTCCCGATATCCGGGTAATTGTCTATAACAAAGTTCCGGTAATGGCAATGCTCCGGCTTCCTACTAAGGAATCGCAAGGTAAGGCCAATCTCCAACAAGGGGCAATTGGCGTCGGGATTGACTTAGCTTCCGGCGTAACTACCACTGCCGTTTTAGGAAAAGGGAAAATCATTGAGTATGTTCCGGACACTCGCCTGCTTTTATCAGGAATCAAAATTCCCTACTGGAATGATATTCTGAAGTTGGCAGTCCGTACTCAAGAGATTTCAGGATTAGGATTTTTAGGAGCCGATATTGCTATTGATCGCGAGCGCGGTCCGGTTTTTCTGGAACTCAACGCCCGACCGGGTCTTTCCATTCAAATCGCCAATCTCGCGGGCTTGAAAAGGAGATTGGAAAGAATCGCAGATATAAAAATTAAAACCGCCGAGCGGGGAATCCGGGTCGGAATGAACCTTTTCGGAGGAGAAATTGAAGGCGAGATCGAGGATATTTCCGGAAGAAAAGTTATTGGCACGGTTGAAAAAGTAAAATTAATTGGAAAAGAGGAAAAGGAAGTTGAAGTGGAAGCGCGAATTGATACTGGAGCCGGATTTTCTTCCATTGATAAGGATATTGCAGAACAATTAGGATTTAAAGAAGTAATGGAAAAGTTTCAAAGGAAAAACTTTCCTGATCTGTTAACTCCTGAAAAAGCAAGAGAAATTGACAATCAAAATAAAGAGCAGCTTCTTAAAGAAATACCGGATTTAGCTGACACGGCCATTATCCATTCATCACACGGAACAACTTATCGTCCAATGGTGAAAATAGATATTATGATAGGCGAGAAGGTTATTCCTGCTAAAATTTCCATAATTGAACGGTCTCATTTAAAATATCCCGTAATCATAGGAAAGAGAAATTTAGGAAAATTTTTAGTTGATGTGAATAAATAA
- the ruvA gene encoding Holliday junction branch migration protein RuvA: MIAKIRGKIEYLKDSYAVVDVDGIGYKIFLTSHTLGKIASVGEVEFFVHTHVREDILALYGFLTMEELEMFELLIAVSGVGPKAGLGILSIASPKTIRTAILNDDPSILTKVSGVGKKTAERVILELKNKVADLSIADRKEVMADSDALEALTSMGYTVSESREALKHIPAEIKDVGERVKMALKNLGKR, translated from the coding sequence ATGATTGCAAAAATCAGAGGGAAAATAGAATATTTAAAAGATAGCTATGCCGTGGTGGATGTTGATGGCATTGGCTATAAGATTTTTTTAACGTCTCACACCCTGGGAAAAATTGCCTCGGTGGGAGAAGTTGAATTTTTCGTTCATACCCATGTGCGCGAAGATATCCTGGCGCTTTACGGATTTTTAACGATGGAGGAACTGGAAATGTTTGAACTGCTTATTGCCGTTTCCGGAGTTGGTCCCAAAGCAGGGTTGGGAATTCTTTCCATTGCCAGCCCCAAAACGATTCGAACAGCCATTCTCAATGACGATCCCTCGATTCTCACTAAGGTCTCCGGGGTGGGCAAAAAAACAGCCGAGAGAGTTATTTTGGAACTCAAAAATAAAGTAGCAGATCTTTCAATAGCTGATAGAAAAGAAGTTATGGCTGACAGTGATGCTTTGGAGGCACTGACCTCGATGGGATACACTGTCTCTGAATCAAGAGAAGCCCTGAAGCACATCCCGGCGGAAATTAAAGACGTGGGAGAAAGAGTAAAAATGGCGCTTAAGAATTTGGGGAAGAGATAA
- a CDS encoding PBP1A family penicillin-binding protein: protein MKPTFIFVKNFKNLSAREHWKMAGRAAGYLAGLVFLVVAGTFIYFAKDLPSPGKVNRRVIIESTKIYDRTGEHLLYEVHGEEKRTLISFSEIPDTVKYATIVLEDQDFYSHRGIKLSSIIRAAMKDILRQDVMQGGSTITQQFVKNSILSPERTLTRKVKEVILAIEIEQKFSKDEILGMYLNEIPFGSNAYGIEAAAQTYFGKPARELTLDEAALLAALPKAPTYYSPYGSHFEELKKRQEAALKRMVDLGYITQDQSEEAKKTDVLGKVFPYRERIDAPHFVMYVKEYLESKYGQQVVEQGGLKVYTTLDWEKQSIAEKAVRDGAEKNQKAWGAENAALVALDTKTGQILAMVGSKDYFDKSIDGQVNVAIRDRQPGSSFKPYVYLTAFAKGYTPETMIFDMETEFETQDGKEYKPRNYDGKFRGPVKMKEALGMSLNIPAVETLYLAGVKDSIATAKRMGITGLNQPERYGLSLVLGGGEVKLIDHASAFGTLATKGVRYPRTAVLKIEDSHSEVLEEFKQEEGEKVVEEKYVAMIDHILSTNDYRSPVFGSNSPLRFDDRPVAVKTGTTNEFRDGWTVGYTPSLVVGVWAGNNDNTPMREGADGVNVAAPIWRSFLDQVLGNYAIEQFPEYKKEETGKPILDGKLDIEKNVKVCEIPGEDNEYCLANKYCKDTKERDFIDAHTILWYVDKDNPRGDYPKEPQKDPQFKNWEKAVEKWYDKKDNDYVIGKPPEKECEEDNFSKYKPSISISVPGNVSSDEMTIKASADAPYGIDKVEFFVDGDKIASRSSKPYETSYSIPVGKKGSTVEVKVKVTDDNGNTDSDSKDVSIAP, encoded by the coding sequence ATGAAACCCACCTTCATTTTCGTAAAAAATTTCAAAAACCTTTCCGCCCGAGAGCACTGGAAAATGGCGGGAAGAGCGGCTGGTTATCTGGCTGGCCTTGTTTTTCTCGTTGTCGCCGGAACCTTCATCTATTTTGCCAAGGACCTGCCTAGTCCTGGAAAAGTAAACAGAAGAGTCATCATTGAATCCACTAAAATTTATGACCGCACTGGCGAGCATCTTCTTTATGAAGTTCATGGAGAAGAAAAAAGGACTCTTATTTCTTTTTCTGAAATTCCGGATACGGTGAAATACGCAACCATTGTTCTTGAGGACCAGGATTTTTATTCCCATCGCGGTATTAAACTTTCCTCCATTATTCGGGCGGCCATGAAAGATATTTTGCGCCAGGACGTGATGCAGGGAGGGTCAACTATAACCCAGCAATTTGTGAAAAACTCCATTCTTTCCCCCGAGCGGACTTTGACTCGCAAAGTCAAAGAAGTGATTTTAGCCATTGAGATAGAGCAAAAATTTTCCAAGGATGAGATTTTGGGAATGTATTTAAATGAAATTCCTTTCGGTTCCAACGCTTATGGCATTGAAGCGGCAGCGCAAACTTATTTCGGAAAACCCGCTCGGGAGCTGACTCTTGATGAAGCAGCGCTCCTGGCGGCTCTTCCCAAGGCGCCGACCTATTACTCGCCATACGGATCTCATTTTGAGGAACTGAAAAAAAGGCAGGAAGCGGCACTGAAAAGAATGGTGGATTTGGGATACATCACCCAGGATCAATCTGAGGAGGCCAAAAAAACCGATGTGCTTGGCAAAGTTTTTCCCTATCGCGAGCGAATTGATGCCCCCCATTTTGTTATGTACGTGAAAGAATATCTGGAGTCAAAATACGGACAGCAGGTAGTAGAACAAGGAGGACTCAAGGTTTATACCACTTTGGACTGGGAAAAGCAGTCGATTGCCGAAAAAGCAGTGAGAGATGGAGCCGAAAAAAACCAAAAAGCATGGGGCGCGGAGAACGCGGCCTTGGTGGCTCTTGATACTAAAACCGGCCAAATTCTGGCCATGGTGGGTTCAAAGGATTATTTTGACAAGTCAATTGACGGGCAGGTAAACGTGGCTATTCGCGATCGCCAGCCGGGATCATCGTTTAAGCCCTATGTTTATCTTACTGCCTTTGCCAAGGGTTATACTCCAGAAACGATGATTTTTGACATGGAAACGGAATTTGAGACCCAGGACGGAAAAGAATATAAGCCGCGAAATTACGATGGGAAATTCCGAGGACCGGTCAAAATGAAAGAGGCACTGGGAATGTCGCTCAACATTCCGGCAGTAGAGACGTTGTACCTGGCTGGAGTTAAGGACTCAATTGCTACTGCCAAACGAATGGGAATTACCGGGCTGAACCAGCCGGAACGCTATGGTCTTTCACTGGTGCTGGGCGGAGGGGAAGTAAAGCTCATTGATCACGCCAGCGCCTTTGGAACATTAGCCACCAAAGGTGTTCGGTATCCCCGGACTGCGGTTTTAAAAATAGAGGATAGCCACAGCGAGGTATTGGAAGAATTTAAGCAGGAAGAAGGAGAAAAAGTGGTTGAAGAAAAATACGTGGCGATGATTGACCATATTCTTTCCACCAATGATTACCGCTCCCCCGTTTTCGGCTCAAACAGCCCTCTCCGTTTTGATGACCGCCCGGTGGCAGTTAAAACCGGCACGACCAATGAGTTTCGGGACGGCTGGACGGTAGGATATACGCCGTCATTGGTAGTCGGCGTGTGGGCCGGTAACAATGACAATACTCCGATGAGAGAAGGAGCTGACGGAGTGAATGTGGCAGCTCCGATTTGGAGAAGCTTTCTCGATCAGGTGCTGGGAAATTATGCCATTGAGCAATTCCCCGAATACAAAAAGGAAGAAACAGGAAAGCCGATTTTGGACGGCAAACTAGATATTGAGAAAAATGTGAAGGTCTGCGAGATTCCGGGGGAAGACAATGAATACTGTTTGGCTAATAAATATTGCAAAGATACTAAAGAAAGAGATTTTATTGATGCGCACACTATTTTATGGTATGTGGACAAAGATAATCCGCGCGGTGACTATCCCAAGGAACCGCAAAAAGATCCTCAATTCAAAAATTGGGAAAAAGCGGTGGAAAAATGGTATGATAAAAAAGACAACGACTATGTCATTGGAAAACCGCCGGAAAAAGAGTGTGAAGAAGATAATTTTTCCAAATACAAACCAAGCATCTCTATTTCTGTTCCAGGGAACGTTTCTTCCGATGAAATGACAATTAAAGCCAGCGCGGATGCTCCTTACGGCATAGATAAAGTGGAATTTTTCGTGGACGGCGATAAAATTGCTTCTCGCAGCAGCAAGCCCTATGAAACCAGTTATTCCATTCCGGTCGGGAAGAAAGGGTCAACAGTTGAAGTGAAGGTTAAAGTTACCGATGATAACGGAAACACCGACAGCGACAGCAAGGATGTTTCAATCGCCCCCTGA
- a CDS encoding DUF4870 domain-containing protein translates to MDGQQMQQPQAPQTGQSDAEKNKALAIVGYIFPILFFIPLVTEEGKKSPFAKFHANQQLNLLLFEVVGYIVSTILTFILIGFLLWFVVIIGGLVFMILGIINAAKGEMKPLPIIGGINIIK, encoded by the coding sequence ATGGACGGACAACAAATGCAACAACCACAAGCTCCCCAGACCGGCCAGTCGGACGCTGAGAAAAACAAAGCCCTGGCAATCGTCGGCTATATTTTCCCTATCCTGTTTTTTATTCCGTTGGTGACAGAAGAAGGGAAAAAGAGTCCTTTCGCGAAATTTCACGCTAACCAGCAATTAAATCTTTTGCTTTTTGAAGTAGTCGGATATATCGTTTCCACAATCCTTACTTTTATCCTGATTGGATTCCTGCTTTGGTTTGTGGTCATCATCGGCGGTTTGGTATTTATGATTTTGGGAATCATTAACGCGGCTAAGGGAGAAATGAAACCGCTTCCCATCATTGGTGGAATCAATATCATTAAATAA
- a CDS encoding divergent PAP2 family protein, protein MDNWTQYNIFIIPIIVGAVTQFIKFVVFSLKHGWNIRYAMTHGHMPSAHTAFIVSLVTTLGIYEGFTTGAFAVAVILAVLVIDDAVRIRVYLGDQGRYLNMLVRQLNADESQFPRLKERIGHQVSEVIIGGVLGLLLTAALIQIF, encoded by the coding sequence ATGGACAACTGGACTCAATATAATATCTTCATTATCCCCATAATTGTCGGCGCAGTAACGCAGTTTATTAAATTCGTTGTCTTTTCCCTCAAACATGGCTGGAATATCCGCTATGCAATGACACACGGACATATGCCCTCGGCCCATACGGCTTTTATTGTTTCACTGGTAACTACACTGGGAATTTATGAAGGATTTACTACTGGCGCTTTTGCCGTAGCAGTCATTCTAGCGGTACTGGTAATTGACGACGCGGTCAGAATCAGGGTCTATTTGGGAGATCAGGGAAGATATTTAAATATGCTTGTTCGTCAACTCAACGCTGATGAATCTCAATTTCCCCGTCTTAAAGAACGAATTGGGCATCAGGTGAGCGAAGTAATTATTGGCGGGGTTTTGGGGTTGCTGCTGACTGCCGCTCTTATTCAAATTTTTTAA
- a CDS encoding LemA family protein — protein MGIGLILLIIIAVVVVWIIAVYNGLIRLKNRVDEAWSDIDVQLKRRYDLIPNLVNIVKGYAAHERELFEKVTEARTRAMGAGTMADKSQAENMLTQTLKSLQASRRVYNGTVRDFNTKIQVFPNNIIAGMLKLTAREFFEAEGEEKEPVKVEF, from the coding sequence ATGGGTATAGGGCTAATTTTATTAATCATCATTGCAGTTGTCGTGGTCTGGATAATCGCGGTTTACAATGGGCTTATTCGCCTCAAAAATAGGGTCGACGAGGCGTGGAGCGATATTGACGTGCAACTTAAAAGAAGATACGATTTAATTCCGAATTTAGTTAACATTGTCAAGGGTTATGCGGCGCATGAAAGGGAACTCTTTGAAAAAGTGACTGAAGCCAGAACGCGGGCGATGGGAGCGGGGACGATGGCGGACAAATCCCAAGCGGAGAATATGCTGACTCAGACCCTCAAAAGTTTACAGGCCTCACGAAGAGTCTATAATGGCACCGTGCGAGACTTCAACACTAAAATCCAAGTTTTTCCCAACAACATCATCGCCGGAATGCTGAAGCTTACCGCCCGGGAATTTTTTGAAGCGGAAGGGGAAGAAAAGGAACCGGTGAAAGTAGAGTTTTGA
- a CDS encoding peptidoglycan bridge formation glycyltransferase FemA/FemB family protein, with protein sequence MMGIKSTRDDFIQKSSPDGGFLQSEHWSMFQESFGRKTFHIEQGEFWANIIEHKLPVVGSYFYIPRGPIIGITNYESGIRNKLNSLVGLAKENKAGWIRIEPANKEVLESIEDSVNYKITKTPHDMQPKEILILDVTKSEEELLTGMKPKTRYNIRLAEKKSVSLRITNPYEYTNSKAMKEFLRLVKITAKRDKITSHPEGYYRKMFETIPGGILKLYIAEYEGKIIAANIVIFFGKTATYLHGASDYEYRNIMAPYLLQWRAILDAKKAGCEKYDLGGIRSCNMQHETCNKDWQGITRFKTGFAPTTHPLQFLGSYDIIINPMKYWAYRSLQKIKSLTR encoded by the coding sequence ATGATGGGAATAAAAAGTACTAGAGATGATTTTATTCAGAAAAGCTCTCCCGACGGAGGGTTTTTGCAATCGGAGCATTGGAGTATGTTCCAGGAAAGTTTCGGCCGGAAAACGTTTCACATAGAACAAGGCGAGTTTTGGGCAAATATTATTGAACATAAACTTCCGGTGGTAGGGAGTTATTTTTATATTCCCCGGGGACCAATAATTGGAATTACGAATTATGAATCAGGAATAAGGAATAAGTTAAATAGTTTAGTAGGTCTGGCAAAAGAAAATAAAGCCGGGTGGATTAGGATTGAACCGGCGAATAAGGAAGTATTAGAAAGTATTGAGGACAGTGTTAATTATAAGATTACTAAAACTCCGCACGACATGCAGCCGAAAGAAATATTAATTTTGGATGTTACTAAAAGTGAAGAAGAACTGCTGACGGGAATGAAGCCAAAAACTAGATATAACATTCGACTGGCGGAGAAAAAGAGTGTCTCTTTACGAATTACTAATCCGTACGAATATACGAATAGTAAAGCTATGAAGGAATTTCTAAGATTAGTTAAAATTACCGCCAAGCGGGACAAGATTACTTCCCATCCGGAGGGTTATTATAGGAAAATGTTCGAAACGATTCCAGGAGGTATTTTGAAATTGTATATTGCTGAATATGAAGGAAAAATAATCGCTGCTAACATCGTTATATTTTTTGGAAAAACTGCGACTTATCTTCATGGAGCGTCGGACTATGAATATCGAAACATCATGGCGCCGTATCTTTTACAGTGGCGGGCGATTTTGGACGCGAAGAAAGCCGGGTGCGAGAAATATGATCTAGGGGGAATTAGATCATGTAACATGCAACATGAAACATGTAACAAGGATTGGCAAGGAATTACCAGATTTAAAACCGGCTTTGCACCAACTACTCACCCATTGCAGTTTTTAGGCAGTTATGATATTATAATCAATCCAATGAAATATTGGGCATATCGTTCTTTACAAAAAATTAAATCACTGACGCGATAA